From a single Rhizobium lusitanum genomic region:
- a CDS encoding FAD-binding oxidoreductase: MPDYQLIKKELEGIAIEDNPALVRQKSRDFYWYSPILKAQLDNVTADLVVTPKTEEEVIRTLKVAYAHDVPVTPRGAGTGNYGQAMPLSGGIVLNLAAMNKVKEIHPGRVICEPGIIIAELDRQTKAHSGQELRFHPSTAQTATIGGFIAGGSGGVGSITWGGLRDIGNILRLRVVTMEAEPRVLDLTGWDLTKVSHAYGTNGIITEIEMPLAPAYDWVDVLVGYDDFMDAVRFSDALAKCNGILVKEIAPIAAPIPYEYFTRHKPYIRHGQSVVALMIAPHSMEPFVAFASQQKGEITFRSDKVESMKGIPHAYELAWNHTTLRAIKVDPSITYLQVQYPGPDHVAKVQKMVEIFGDEVPGHLEFIKFDGQIQCAGLPLVRYTSEARLEEIIKIHQDHGCPIFNPHRYTLEEGGMKQTDTVQLAFKKETDPKGLLNPGKMIAWDNPDFDFKSGQNYLFPGLAALMEAS; encoded by the coding sequence ATGCCGGATTATCAGCTCATCAAGAAAGAACTCGAAGGCATCGCCATCGAAGACAATCCGGCACTGGTGCGCCAGAAGAGCCGCGATTTCTACTGGTATTCGCCGATCCTGAAAGCGCAGCTCGACAATGTCACCGCCGATCTTGTCGTCACCCCGAAGACCGAGGAAGAGGTGATCCGCACGCTGAAGGTGGCCTATGCCCATGACGTGCCGGTTACCCCGCGCGGCGCCGGCACCGGCAATTACGGCCAGGCCATGCCGCTCTCCGGCGGCATCGTGCTCAACCTCGCAGCCATGAACAAGGTCAAGGAAATCCATCCCGGTCGCGTCATCTGCGAGCCCGGCATCATCATTGCCGAGCTCGACCGCCAGACGAAGGCCCATTCCGGCCAGGAGCTGCGCTTCCACCCCTCGACGGCGCAGACTGCAACCATAGGCGGCTTCATCGCCGGCGGTTCCGGCGGCGTCGGCTCGATCACCTGGGGCGGGTTGCGCGACATCGGCAATATTCTGCGCCTGCGCGTCGTCACCATGGAGGCCGAACCGCGCGTCCTCGACCTCACCGGCTGGGACCTGACCAAGGTCAGCCACGCCTACGGCACCAACGGCATCATCACCGAGATCGAAATGCCGCTAGCCCCGGCTTACGATTGGGTGGACGTGCTGGTCGGCTATGACGACTTCATGGACGCCGTGCGCTTCTCCGACGCGCTCGCCAAATGCAACGGCATCCTCGTCAAGGAAATCGCGCCGATCGCGGCTCCCATCCCGTACGAATATTTCACCCGCCATAAGCCTTACATCCGTCACGGCCAGTCGGTCGTGGCGCTGATGATCGCGCCGCATTCGATGGAGCCATTCGTCGCCTTTGCCAGCCAGCAGAAGGGCGAGATCACCTTCCGCTCCGACAAGGTGGAGAGCATGAAGGGCATCCCGCATGCCTATGAGCTCGCCTGGAACCACACGACGCTACGCGCCATCAAGGTCGACCCGAGCATCACCTATCTGCAGGTGCAGTATCCGGGCCCGGATCATGTCGCCAAGGTGCAGAAGATGGTCGAAATCTTCGGCGACGAAGTGCCCGGCCATCTCGAATTCATCAAGTTCGACGGCCAGATCCAGTGCGCCGGCCTGCCGCTGGTGCGCTATACCTCCGAGGCCCGGCTGGAGGAGATCATCAAGATCCATCAGGACCACGGCTGCCCGATCTTCAATCCGCACCGCTACACGCTGGAAGAAGGCGGCATGAAGCAGACCGACACCGTCCAGCTCGCCTTCAAGAAAGAGACGGATCCCAAGGGTCTGCTCAATCCTGGCAAGATGATCGCCTGGGACAATCCAGACTTCGATTTCAAGTCCGGCCAGAACTATCTCTTCCCGGGTCTGGCGGCGCTGATGGAGGCCTCATGA
- a CDS encoding NAD(P)H-dependent oxidoreductase, protein MRVLVLHSHPVEESYGAALHRQTVESLKAAGHEVDDCNLYAEGFDPVLSRQGRMIYHDYPDNTEAVKSYVERLQRAEGLVIVTPVWNFGFPAILKGYFDRVWLPGVTFELVNGKVISKLKHIQKLGAVMTYGADPFRAFIVGNPPKKIIKRMIRAMIKPFAPVVFLAHYDMNRSTDETRKRFLEKVKREMERF, encoded by the coding sequence ATGAGGGTTCTCGTCCTTCATTCGCATCCCGTCGAGGAGAGTTATGGTGCTGCCCTGCACCGGCAGACGGTCGAGAGCTTGAAAGCCGCCGGCCATGAGGTCGACGACTGCAATCTCTATGCCGAGGGTTTCGACCCGGTTCTCTCTCGACAAGGCCGGATGATCTATCACGATTACCCTGACAATACCGAGGCGGTGAAATCATACGTCGAACGGCTCCAGCGCGCCGAAGGCCTTGTTATCGTTACCCCGGTCTGGAATTTCGGCTTTCCAGCGATCCTGAAAGGCTATTTCGACCGTGTCTGGCTGCCGGGCGTTACCTTCGAACTGGTGAACGGCAAGGTGATCTCGAAGCTGAAGCACATCCAGAAACTTGGCGCCGTGATGACCTATGGCGCCGATCCCTTCCGCGCCTTCATCGTCGGCAACCCACCGAAGAAGATCATCAAGCGCATGATCCGTGCCATGATCAAGCCCTTCGCCCCGGTCGTCTTCCTCGCCCATTACGACATGAACCGCTCGACCGATGAGACGAGAAAGCGGTTTCTGGAGAAGGTGAAACGGGAGATGGAGCGGTTTTAA
- a CDS encoding cupin domain-containing protein, with protein sequence MEANGHDVVRIGELELRFLVNDKGATVFEFIVPSHARVPAPHYHKDADEILYGIEGIVTITVDGRKQELGVGDAVFIPRGSVHHHENLHESSARALVVITPGAIGRRYFEEIADVINVPGKPDLAKAQEVMLRHGLVPA encoded by the coding sequence ATGGAAGCGAATGGACATGACGTCGTACGCATCGGGGAGTTGGAGCTGCGCTTCCTGGTGAACGACAAAGGCGCTACGGTATTCGAGTTCATCGTTCCGTCCCACGCCCGCGTACCCGCGCCCCACTATCACAAGGATGCGGACGAAATCCTCTATGGGATCGAGGGTATCGTGACGATCACCGTTGATGGTCGAAAGCAGGAACTGGGTGTTGGCGACGCTGTCTTCATTCCGCGCGGCAGCGTCCATCACCATGAGAATCTGCATGAGAGCAGCGCACGAGCTTTGGTCGTCATCACGCCGGGCGCCATCGGACGCCGCTATTTCGAAGAGATCGCCGACGTGATCAATGTGCCCGGCAAACCTGACCTTGCCAAGGCGCAAGAGGTCATGCTGCGCCACGGGCTCGTCCCGGCTTAA
- a CDS encoding MarR family winged helix-turn-helix transcriptional regulator: MSMFNELTKQPNTNEKLQPPFFGALLRIVWQDVRNRMHKAIHDAGFTDFQDAHFAVFSYPLPDGIRPSELARQKKMSRQAINYLITQLEELGYVERRAPENSDRRLIYLSARGQEIAETIFTCLRKLHAEWAEEIGHERFDVFLDVLKQLSLKAQESTQEAGV; encoded by the coding sequence ATGTCAATGTTCAATGAGCTGACAAAGCAACCCAACACGAACGAGAAATTGCAACCGCCTTTCTTCGGCGCTCTGCTGCGCATCGTCTGGCAGGACGTTCGCAATCGGATGCACAAAGCTATTCACGACGCCGGCTTCACGGATTTTCAGGACGCTCACTTCGCGGTGTTCTCCTATCCCCTGCCGGACGGCATCAGACCATCCGAATTGGCACGGCAGAAGAAAATGTCGCGGCAAGCGATCAACTATCTAATCACCCAGCTCGAAGAGCTGGGATATGTCGAGCGGCGCGCTCCTGAGAACAGCGATCGGCGTCTTATATATCTCAGTGCGCGGGGACAGGAGATAGCCGAAACAATCTTCACCTGCCTACGCAAGCTGCACGCTGAATGGGCGGAAGAGATCGGTCACGAACGGTTCGATGTCTTCCTCGACGTGCTGAAACAACTTTCCCTCAAAGCGCAGGAAAGCACGCAAGAGGCTGGCGTATAA
- a CDS encoding class I SAM-dependent methyltransferase translates to MTQNIYDDPAFFQGYSQLQRSIDGLAGAAEWPSMRALLPDLRGLEIVDLGCGFGWFCRWAREQGAANVLGLDVSDNMLARAEAETADKAIRYGKADLEDLQLPAAAFDLVYSSLAFHYIKNFSGLLATIHQALKPGGRLIFSIEHPIYMAPRRPDWLVDAEGRKTWPLDSYQMEGPRVTNWLAEGVVKQHRTMGTTLNLLISSGFTIAHVEEWTPTDEELATHPDWAIERERPMFLLISTTK, encoded by the coding sequence ATGACCCAGAACATCTATGATGATCCGGCCTTCTTCCAGGGCTACAGCCAGCTGCAGCGGTCGATCGATGGGCTGGCGGGCGCGGCGGAATGGCCGTCGATGCGGGCGTTGCTGCCCGACTTGCGCGGTCTGGAGATTGTCGATCTCGGTTGCGGCTTCGGCTGGTTTTGTCGCTGGGCGAGGGAGCAGGGCGCGGCCAATGTGTTGGGTCTCGATGTCTCCGACAATATGCTCGCCCGCGCTGAGGCTGAGACGGCTGACAAGGCTATTCGCTACGGTAAGGCCGATCTGGAAGATCTTCAGCTTCCGGCCGCCGCTTTCGATCTCGTCTATAGTTCGCTCGCCTTTCACTACATCAAGAATTTCTCCGGGCTTCTGGCGACGATCCATCAGGCGTTGAAGCCCGGTGGGCGTCTGATCTTCTCCATCGAACACCCGATCTACATGGCGCCGCGACGGCCGGACTGGCTGGTCGATGCTGAAGGCCGCAAGACATGGCCGCTCGACAGCTATCAGATGGAAGGGCCACGGGTGACGAACTGGCTCGCCGAAGGCGTCGTGAAGCAGCATCGCACCATGGGAACGACGCTCAACCTGCTGATCAGCTCGGGCTTTACGATCGCGCATGTCGAGGAGTGGACGCCGACGGATGAGGAGCTTGCCACGCATCCGGATTGGGCGATCGAGCGCGAGCGCCCGATGTTCCTGCTGATATCCACGACGAAGTGA
- a CDS encoding VOC family protein: MVDVPMPQILGLYETHLTVVDLDRSIRFYRDVIGLELATVIENRNVAFFWIDDKRKGMLGLWAIGSAPLRMRLHIAFRVTLEDVLGSAAALKAHGVQPLDLNDNPSDEPVVLGWMPAVSQYFLDPDGHSIEYIHVLEDAADPSFGVKPYSQWLSRPKPAI, translated from the coding sequence ATGGTAGATGTGCCGATGCCGCAAATCCTGGGTCTGTATGAGACCCATCTGACGGTCGTCGATCTCGATCGTTCGATCCGGTTTTATCGCGATGTGATCGGGCTGGAGCTGGCAACCGTCATTGAGAACAGGAATGTCGCATTCTTCTGGATCGACGACAAAAGGAAGGGCATGCTCGGCCTCTGGGCTATAGGCAGCGCGCCGCTCCGAATGCGGCTTCACATTGCGTTTCGGGTCACGCTGGAGGATGTTCTCGGCTCTGCCGCCGCGCTGAAGGCACATGGCGTTCAGCCGCTCGATTTGAACGACAATCCATCGGACGAGCCCGTCGTTCTCGGCTGGATGCCGGCAGTTTCGCAATATTTTTTGGACCCGGATGGGCATTCGATCGAGTATATCCATGTGCTTGAGGATGCGGCCGATCCGAGCTTCGGCGTAAAGCCCTATTCGCAATGGCTGTCGCGACCGAAACCCGCGATCTGA
- a CDS encoding RidA family protein, giving the protein MKKTFNPPSVRRPFGNYNHGLLVPPGASLLVTSGQVGIALDDSIPSDVTGQAELCFEAIKAILEEAGMSFADVIRISGFVTRREDFPAYMAVRDRYTLDPKPVSTLIIVGGFTRPEFLVEVEVTAAKVV; this is encoded by the coding sequence ATGAAAAAGACGTTCAATCCGCCCTCCGTCCGCCGCCCGTTCGGCAATTACAATCACGGCCTGCTGGTGCCGCCGGGCGCCAGCCTGCTGGTGACCTCGGGCCAGGTCGGTATTGCGCTCGACGACAGCATTCCCTCGGATGTGACCGGCCAGGCAGAGCTTTGCTTCGAGGCGATCAAGGCGATCCTGGAGGAGGCCGGCATGAGCTTTGCCGATGTCATCCGCATTTCCGGTTTTGTCACCAGGCGCGAGGATTTTCCCGCCTACATGGCTGTTCGCGACCGCTATACGCTCGATCCGAAGCCGGTCTCGACGCTGATCATCGTCGGCGGGTTTACGCGGCCGGAGTTTTTAGTAGAGGTCGAAGTAACCGCAGCGAAGGTAGTGTGA
- a CDS encoding DMT family transporter: MTLAEQQQYRLGVTYVALSALAWSTSGLFVRTIHADLMTILFCRGVVTGFGVFALFFYIERGNGWRIIRSMRWPSLAATVFSTTAMIGGIGSIYYTSIADAMVIYATVPFVTAGVAYVFIRERPSATTLVASVVALAGVLVMLSGESAGDGSWLGKGLAVIMTLAVAGLAVIMRQHRDVPMLPAMALSAWLCSLVTFWFASPSMVSGHDLGLIVAFGLVQSAMGLSLYTFGSRLIPAADATLITSLEVPLTPLWTWMFLAELPSKATLVGGPIVLAALFGHILLEVRRNRVKEVVQVL, from the coding sequence GTGACGCTGGCGGAGCAGCAGCAGTATCGGCTGGGCGTGACCTATGTGGCGCTTTCGGCCCTGGCGTGGTCGACATCCGGCCTGTTCGTGCGCACCATTCACGCCGATCTGATGACCATTCTCTTCTGCCGCGGCGTCGTCACCGGCTTTGGCGTCTTCGCGCTGTTTTTCTATATTGAGCGCGGCAATGGCTGGCGGATTATTCGCTCCATGCGCTGGCCGTCGCTGGCCGCGACGGTTTTCTCCACGACAGCCATGATCGGCGGTATCGGCTCGATCTATTACACCTCCATTGCCGATGCGATGGTGATCTATGCGACCGTGCCTTTCGTTACGGCCGGCGTCGCCTATGTCTTCATCCGGGAGCGCCCGAGCGCCACGACGCTCGTTGCCAGCGTCGTCGCCTTGGCCGGGGTGCTGGTGATGCTGTCCGGTGAGTCTGCCGGTGACGGAAGCTGGCTCGGCAAGGGGCTTGCCGTCATCATGACCCTGGCGGTCGCCGGTCTTGCCGTCATCATGCGCCAGCACCGCGATGTGCCGATGCTTCCGGCGATGGCTCTGTCCGCATGGCTCTGCTCCTTGGTCACCTTCTGGTTTGCCTCGCCGTCGATGGTGTCGGGACACGACCTGGGTCTGATCGTCGCCTTCGGCCTTGTCCAGAGCGCCATGGGTCTCAGCCTCTATACCTTCGGCTCGCGGCTGATCCCAGCCGCTGACGCCACGTTGATAACGTCGCTTGAAGTGCCGCTGACGCCGCTGTGGACCTGGATGTTCCTGGCGGAGCTGCCTTCAAAGGCGACGTTGGTTGGTGGGCCGATCGTGCTTGCCGCGCTCTTTGGGCATATCCTTTTGGAAGTACGGAGAAATCGAGTGAAGGAGGTCGTTCAGGTGCTCTGA
- a CDS encoding DUF4209 domain-containing protein has protein sequence MKVPVEFENIIADVEKRHEPLPSHYFQTELMKARTALGKDLDADLNAGAFAELVAWTLTTEAWGFEPWHSYFGPFGSWISIDGKKAFAPAVDQVDEAIFQHWASRVSQFRHPGLQARYADLCWELARTVGNAKPDFRHAVAAVDAYLEGVSSGLVTEFHEQIASASRALDIARQIRDNERAEAAIVMLLQLHDKAVAGEGWWWKTYDRLIADKALTDDRRAYLAQSLEGLAADYADTASAEKFDPFQLENVSERLQAYYNRVGSRPDVVRLQETVGRAFEHTAGLGDNLRASSMLQSAENAYLDAGKQEDAKRARIARIKAIEVSREEMQSFETTQTITMEEMDAFVSTMVTDDPLHTFTRIANQFVPEVAQIEAQIKKGGEDGEGSIMNFIPIAIMAKDHQAAMLGGVEDDLDGRVIHHAQQNVQWTSPYLHRALQAAIEKHELNPYAVTGFAERSGLFEDSSFLLEGVGAWFAHDHMKAIHVLVPQVERALRTITGKLGEPVTRKHPAMLDREIAIGMGEIFGNKVVKDILGADLTLYFKLIYSDPRGLNLRNSIAHGTLERGMINAVISDLLIHSLLVLGLWDQLADHRKKKAGGG, from the coding sequence ATGAAGGTACCGGTAGAGTTCGAGAACATTATCGCTGATGTCGAAAAACGACATGAGCCGCTTCCGTCTCATTACTTTCAGACAGAGTTGATGAAGGCTCGCACGGCGCTCGGGAAAGATCTCGACGCCGACCTAAATGCGGGTGCATTTGCTGAACTCGTCGCATGGACCCTGACGACCGAAGCCTGGGGCTTTGAGCCGTGGCATTCTTATTTCGGCCCGTTCGGCTCATGGATCAGCATCGACGGGAAGAAGGCATTCGCGCCGGCTGTCGATCAGGTCGACGAAGCCATCTTCCAGCATTGGGCCAGCCGTGTCAGTCAGTTCAGGCACCCAGGACTGCAGGCTCGCTATGCGGACCTATGCTGGGAGCTTGCGAGGACGGTCGGCAATGCTAAGCCGGATTTTCGCCATGCCGTCGCTGCCGTTGATGCGTATCTCGAGGGCGTGTCTAGCGGTCTCGTCACAGAGTTTCATGAGCAGATCGCATCAGCGAGCCGGGCACTCGATATCGCTCGCCAGATCCGGGACAACGAGCGCGCCGAGGCAGCCATCGTCATGCTCCTGCAGCTTCATGACAAAGCCGTGGCGGGAGAGGGGTGGTGGTGGAAGACCTACGACCGCCTCATCGCGGATAAAGCATTGACCGACGACAGGCGCGCCTATCTCGCCCAGAGCCTAGAGGGGCTGGCGGCTGACTACGCAGACACTGCGAGCGCTGAAAAGTTCGACCCCTTCCAGCTTGAGAACGTCTCTGAACGGCTGCAGGCCTACTACAATCGCGTCGGCAGCCGCCCCGATGTGGTCCGGCTTCAGGAGACAGTGGGTAGGGCTTTCGAGCACACCGCCGGTCTTGGTGACAACCTGCGCGCGTCTTCGATGCTACAGAGCGCCGAAAACGCCTATCTCGATGCCGGCAAGCAAGAGGATGCAAAGCGAGCGAGAATCGCGCGAATAAAAGCGATCGAAGTGTCTCGAGAGGAAATGCAGTCGTTTGAGACCACTCAGACGATTACGATGGAGGAAATGGATGCGTTCGTCTCCACGATGGTCACCGACGATCCGCTGCACACCTTCACCAGGATTGCGAACCAGTTCGTGCCTGAGGTCGCGCAGATAGAGGCGCAGATCAAAAAAGGCGGGGAGGATGGTGAGGGTTCGATCATGAACTTCATTCCGATCGCGATAATGGCGAAAGATCATCAAGCCGCGATGCTTGGAGGGGTAGAAGACGATCTTGATGGACGTGTAATCCATCATGCCCAGCAGAATGTGCAGTGGACTTCACCATACCTGCACCGCGCGCTGCAGGCAGCGATCGAGAAACATGAACTCAATCCATATGCGGTTACCGGGTTTGCCGAGCGCTCGGGTCTATTCGAAGATTCCAGCTTCCTACTCGAAGGAGTGGGCGCGTGGTTCGCTCACGATCACATGAAAGCAATCCATGTGCTGGTGCCCCAGGTAGAACGTGCCCTCCGTACCATTACCGGTAAACTGGGTGAACCCGTCACTAGAAAGCACCCAGCTATGCTTGACCGCGAGATCGCTATCGGCATGGGTGAAATATTCGGAAACAAGGTCGTTAAGGACATCCTCGGCGCTGATCTGACGCTCTATTTCAAGCTCATTTACTCCGACCCTCGGGGACTAAACCTGCGGAACTCGATTGCACACGGCACTCTTGAGCGCGGTATGATCAATGCAGTTATCAGTGATCTCCTGATCCATTCTCTGCTTGTACTTGGCCTGTGGGATCAACTAGCCGACCACCGGAAGAAGAAGGCCGGTGGGGGCTGA
- a CDS encoding alpha/beta hydrolase, producing the protein MTDTIYVHRVKPGAPGKPILFTFHGTGGDENQFFDFGSRLLPEATIISPLGDVSEHGAARFFRRTGEGVYDMADLARATEKMAAYVKGLAIDHGASQVLGLGFSNGANILANVLIEHGDLFDAAVLMHPLIPFQPRDNAELDGRRVLITAGERDPISPAPVTKALADYFTRQKAEVTLDWHPGGHDIRPNEIEAIRGFFASYA; encoded by the coding sequence ATGACCGACACGATCTATGTGCACCGGGTGAAGCCCGGTGCACCCGGCAAGCCTATCCTGTTCACCTTCCACGGTACCGGCGGTGACGAGAACCAGTTCTTCGATTTCGGCAGTCGCCTGCTGCCGGAAGCCACCATCATCTCGCCGCTTGGCGACGTTTCGGAACATGGCGCCGCCCGCTTTTTCCGCCGCACCGGCGAGGGGGTCTACGACATGGCCGACCTTGCCCGCGCAACGGAAAAGATGGCTGCCTATGTCAAGGGCCTGGCCATCGACCACGGTGCCTCGCAGGTGCTCGGTCTCGGCTTTTCCAACGGCGCGAATATTCTCGCCAATGTGCTGATCGAGCACGGCGATCTCTTCGACGCCGCTGTGCTGATGCACCCGCTAATCCCGTTTCAGCCGCGCGACAATGCCGAACTCGACGGTCGGCGCGTGTTGATCACGGCCGGCGAACGCGACCCGATCTCACCGGCGCCCGTGACCAAGGCGCTGGCGGATTATTTCACGCGGCAGAAGGCTGAAGTGACGCTCGACTGGCATCCGGGCGGCCATGATATCCGCCCGAACGAGATCGAGGCGATCCGGGGATTCTTTGCGTCCTATGCGTAA